The Poecilia reticulata strain Guanapo unplaced genomic scaffold, Guppy_female_1.0+MT scaffold_892, whole genome shotgun sequence genome segment GCCtacagtttatttaaactttgatgcagctgaagcagaaaccaGCAGAGGACAATCCAATCTTCTTGCCATCTGATCCTGAGTACGACTGGCTGATGGCAAAGATTTTTGTCAGAAGTGCAGATTTCAGTGAGCWCCAGCWCAACGTTCACCTGCTGCGCACTCACCTGCTGGCTGAGGTCTTCGCAGTGTCACTGTTGCGCAACGTGCCCATGGTGCATCCTCTCCACAAGGTAACTGAAGCTGCAGGTTCCACTGTGTTTATGCTGGTACTGACAGATTCCCATGATGATGCAACATGTAAAAACTTGATCTTTTAATCTATTAATTTTACTGATTCTTAAGTTTTGACTRTGTATTATTGTAATTCAGAATACCTTGTTTTTTGCAAACTGTTATAACCaacattgttttctcttttttcagctTCTCATACCTCACACTCGCTACACTCTGCAGATCAACTTCTTAGCTCGGAAAAGACTCATATCTGAGGAGGGTGTTTtcaccaaagtaaaaaaaaactttactcagAAGGACGTtgttatgtttaattttgaatKACAGTGTTAGTCTATAACTTTGATTTGACCTTTCTCTAGTTTTCAGCTTCTGGAGGAGAGGGCATGATCACAATTCTGAGGAGATCACTGTCCTCAGTAACATACAGCTCCCTCTGTGTGCCAGAAGACATTGCTGAGCGCGGACTGAAGGACGTACCAAACTTCTACTACAGAGATGATGCACTCAGAGTGTGGGACACTATCAACAAGTATGAAAGGCTACTTCCATTTTGCATCTTACATTATGCTACTTTATCTGTTAATGACAAATCATCAAATGGTTTACTGTGCAAAACTTCCACACTTCTACTTATTAGGATTATGTATAAATGTGTTAGGAACTAGTAATTATagtagtaattatttttttctgaattttgtctGAGCTGCTTTTCAGACTGCCTTCTTTCCATACTTTGCTGTTTTCACTAACTAAGGCCTTCCATGTTGTCTTACAAAACAGTGGTATACATGTACAAACATGATTGTTCTGTACAATCATGTTTGTACAATTTCAACGATTATACTGTGaaccagcaaaaacaaaaaaaaaattaaaagtaaataaacaaacttctCCAGCCACTACATAAGGGCAGAGCTATATCTGAGGCTAAATAAAGCTTTGTTAAAAATTTCAAGAAAGATTTTAGGATTTTAgtggatttcagttttttatttttcttcaatccTGTCACATGTTGAATTTAAACCAGCCCAAATATAAATCAGTTAACTTCCTCTGGTAATTGTCTTGACTGTTGTCCTGTATTATTTATGGTCATTTTGCTCATACAAATAATTTGTGGTATTAAGAACATATGggtgatatttaaaatattggaaatgtaaaagattaaaaaagaaaaaaggcataataaattcaataatattcctgaaaaaaaagcacacttcACTCCTACTGGCTatgtatttaaagtgttttacaaaatatttctgtgtgtCTGAAAGTTTTGTGCGGGGTATCCTGAGCTACTACTACAAGACTGATGCTGAAGTTCAGCAAGACTCCGAACTTCAAAAGTggattttggacatttttgaacATGGATTCCTTTCCCAGCCTCGTTCAGGtatacattaaagaaaataatatggCTTGATAAACATATTTGTATAATGGTAGCATGTGGCTTGCAAAGTGGTACTGCTGGCCTGCCACCAAGGATGTCCTGGGTCCCAACCCAGAACATTGCACGTTCTCTCCATGTATGAATGGATCTTCTCTGGGTTCACCAGCTGCCTCCTAAAAGTCAATTGACTATCAGGTTATTTAGTCTCTCTAAATTACAATCGGTGGGGTGGGATGGACAGTTAAGAATTGATCAAACactgaatttttaaatgtttattttttctaattctcAGGAATCCCACAGAAACTTACCACAGTGGATGAGCTCATCAAGTTTGTCACCATGGTGATCTTCACCGGCTCAGCCCAGCATGCTGCTGTGAACAGTGGACAGGTAAGGGTTTGGGATGAGCAATGCTAAGATTCAGATATGATTTGTATTATTTGCATATGAATTGATGCTTTCTGTGTTATTTCAGAGTAAGTGAATACATAGTCATCAACTGCTACTGTAAATGATGCTACAAATGCTGGAACATAATTCAAATTCACCAAACATGGTCTTCAGATCacatagctttaaaaaaaaagactttacaGCATAGATAAAACAGTATTAAATATTATAATCCTGTACACACTCAATTTGTATTGAATTATGAATTAAGTTTATAGCTTAATTGATCTTCTGCCAGACAATTACAACTACAATTACAACCATTATGCGTGTATTTTGAAATTCCACAAGCAAAAGaagtcaataacaaaactaTAATACTCATTTCTATACTGCAGTTTGACTTTGGTAGCTGGATGCCAAACACTCCAGTCTCCCTGCAACTGCCACCTCCTACCAAAAAAGGGGAAGCGACTGAAGAAACGATGCTGAAAACACTGCCGGACGTCAACACCACAGTTCGGGGCATGGCC includes the following:
- the LOC103461267 gene encoding hydroperoxide isomerase ALOXE3-like, translated to MQLKQKPAEDNPIFLPSDPEYDWLMAKIFVRSADFSEXQXNVHLLRTHLLAEVFAVSLLRNVPMVHPLHKLLIPHTRYTLQINFLARKRLISEEGVFTKFSASGGEGMITILRRSLSSVTYSSLCVPEDIAERGLKDVPNFYYRDDALRVWDTINNFVRGILSYYYKTDAEVQQDSELQKWILDIFEHGFLSQPRSGIPQKLTTVDELIKFVTMVIFTGSAQHAAVNSGQFDFGSWMPNTPVSLQLPPPTKKGEATEETMLKTLPDVNTTVRGMATMWLLSRQSSDFAPLGQYPEDHFSEETPRQMIANFQKELAALSAAIKERNKTLEVPYTYLDPEEVENSVAI